The Streptomyces sp. NBC_00597 DNA segment TCCTCAGCCTCCTACGACCGCTCCTCGGCCACCCGCTTCCCCACCGCCGTGGACACCGCCCTGCGCACCGCCGGCTGGGAGCCCGGCCGCTGGGACATCAAGCAGGCGGAGTTCTGGGCCGACGCCCTCCGGGACCACACCACCCCCGCCGGCCACCGGCACACCGTCTTCCCCGCGGCCGTCGAAGCCTGGGCCGAGTTCGGCGGGCTCACCGTCACCGCCGCCGGGCCCGGCCGCCAGACCGCACCGGTCCCGGTCCGCCTCGACCCCCTCACCGGCCTCCACCTGGCCCGCACCTTCGCCGACCTCGGCCGCGCCCTCTCCACCCAGCTGTGCCCGCTCGGCGTCGACTCCGACGGCGGTTCGCACCTCGCCATCGACCGCGAAGGCCGCGTCTACGGCATCGACCACACCGGCGACTGGTACCTCGGCGCAGGCGTGGACGAAGCCCTGACCCTCCTGCTGACGGGCCTCCAACCCACCCGCCTCACCACGGCTCCCTGACCCGACGCCGGCCCGGCCGCGGCCGGGCCCGGCCCCACGGCGGCACGGCCGGGGGCCGGGCGGGGCGCCGCGTCAGTTCTGCCGGGCACCCCGGGGGAGGACCACAGAGACCTTGAAGCCGCCCCCGTCCGTCGGACCGGACACGAACACGCCGCCCAGCCCGAGCACCCGTTCCCGCATCCCGACCAGCCCGTTCCCGCCGCTCGGCAGCTCCGGCTGGAGCAC contains these protein-coding regions:
- a CDS encoding SUKH-3 domain-containing protein; amino-acid sequence: MSTSSASYDRSSATRFPTAVDTALRTAGWEPGRWDIKQAEFWADALRDHTTPAGHRHTVFPAAVEAWAEFGGLTVTAAGPGRQTAPVPVRLDPLTGLHLARTFADLGRALSTQLCPLGVDSDGGSHLAIDREGRVYGIDHTGDWYLGAGVDEALTLLLTGLQPTRLTTAP